One stretch of Chryseobacterium fluminis DNA includes these proteins:
- a CDS encoding CCA tRNA nucleotidyltransferase, which yields MFINLNQNKNLKLFKLISEVADKNKQSVYIVGGFVRDLLMKRKASADIDFVTEQSGIELAQQVGHEIDPKMKVSVFKTYGTAMIKYKDLELEFVGARKESYTENSRKPEVEGGTIEDDQKRRDFTVNAMAISLNKGNFGELIDPFNGIGDLENAVLRTPLEPAQTYSDDPLRMMRAVRFASTLNFTVEEKSLEAIQQEAERIKIVSMERVMVEFNKIMLSAKPSVGLRLMEQTGLMKLIIPELIDLKGVEEVEGQTHKDNFYHTLEVVDNISENTDNLWLRWSALLHDIGKAPTKKFVEGTGWTFHGHEFLGSKMVKTLFQRLKLPLGPDMKYVQKMVKLSSRPIALITDDASDAALRRLLFDAGENLEDLFTLCKADITTKNSRKQEKFKKNFEYVAVKIKEVEEKDQVRNFQPPISGEEIMEMFNLKPGREIGILKEKVKEAILEGEIGNDSEEARNFVIAEAEKLGLTPA from the coding sequence ATGTTCATCAACTTAAATCAAAATAAAAATCTAAAACTTTTCAAACTCATTTCTGAAGTTGCAGACAAAAATAAGCAGTCTGTTTATATTGTCGGGGGCTTTGTCCGGGATTTATTAATGAAAAGAAAAGCTTCTGCGGATATTGATTTTGTGACCGAACAGAGTGGGATTGAACTGGCTCAACAGGTAGGGCATGAAATTGATCCGAAAATGAAAGTTTCGGTGTTCAAAACCTACGGCACAGCAATGATCAAATATAAGGATCTGGAGCTTGAATTCGTAGGGGCAAGGAAGGAGAGTTATACCGAAAACAGCCGGAAGCCTGAAGTTGAAGGCGGAACTATCGAAGATGATCAGAAAAGGAGGGATTTTACGGTGAATGCAATGGCAATCTCCTTAAATAAAGGTAATTTCGGAGAATTAATCGATCCGTTTAACGGAATTGGAGACCTTGAGAATGCGGTCTTAAGAACCCCTTTGGAGCCTGCTCAAACCTATTCTGATGATCCGTTGAGAATGATGAGGGCGGTTCGTTTTGCATCAACATTAAATTTTACAGTAGAAGAAAAATCACTGGAAGCCATACAACAGGAAGCAGAGCGAATCAAAATTGTTTCTATGGAAAGAGTGATGGTGGAATTTAACAAAATCATGCTTTCTGCCAAACCTTCCGTAGGCCTACGGCTGATGGAACAGACGGGTTTAATGAAATTAATTATTCCGGAACTGATTGATCTGAAAGGGGTAGAAGAAGTAGAAGGACAAACCCATAAAGATAACTTTTATCATACGCTGGAAGTGGTTGATAATATCTCCGAAAATACAGATAATCTGTGGCTTCGCTGGTCTGCACTGCTTCACGATATCGGAAAAGCACCGACCAAAAAATTTGTAGAAGGAACAGGATGGACCTTCCACGGACATGAGTTTCTAGGTTCGAAAATGGTGAAAACATTATTTCAGAGACTGAAATTACCATTGGGACCGGATATGAAGTATGTCCAGAAAATGGTAAAGCTTTCATCCCGGCCTATAGCTTTAATTACCGATGATGCGTCTGACGCTGCGTTGAGAAGATTGTTGTTTGACGCAGGAGAAAATCTGGAAGATCTATTTACCCTTTGTAAAGCGGATATTACGACCAAAAATTCCAGGAAACAGGAGAAGTTTAAAAAGAATTTTGAATATGTTGCGGTAAAAATAAAGGAGGTGGAAGAAAAAGATCAGGTAAGAAACTTCCAGCCGCCCATTTCCGGAGAAGAAATCATGGAGATGTTTAATCTCAAACCAGGTCGTGAAATCGGAATTTTAAAGGAAAAAGTAAAAGAAGCGATTCTTGAAGGCGAGATTGGAAACGACAGTGAAGAGGCCCGCAATTTTGTGATTGCTGAGGCTGAAAAATTAGGATTAACACCCGCTTAA
- a CDS encoding L-threonylcarbamoyladenylate synthase: MENIINILKSGGTILYPTDTIWGIGCDATNTEAINKIFEIKKREKNKSMIILVESEKRLQDLVDVPEMAWEIIDLSEKPVTIVYENPKGLPKELLAEDGSIGIRLVKTDFCKKLITKLNKPLVSTSANFSGDKSPLKFSDISPEIIDLVDYAVEEDREIVSKYSGSSVIKIWSDNRIKVLRE; encoded by the coding sequence ATGGAAAATATAATTAACATACTAAAATCCGGAGGCACTATTTTGTATCCCACAGACACCATCTGGGGAATCGGTTGTGACGCTACCAATACAGAGGCGATCAATAAAATTTTTGAGATTAAAAAGCGTGAAAAGAACAAATCCATGATCATTCTGGTAGAGTCTGAAAAAAGGCTGCAGGATTTGGTGGATGTTCCGGAAATGGCCTGGGAAATTATTGATTTAAGCGAGAAGCCGGTCACGATTGTGTATGAAAATCCAAAAGGACTGCCGAAGGAATTACTAGCCGAAGATGGAAGTATAGGAATCCGTTTGGTGAAAACTGATTTCTGTAAAAAATTAATTACAAAACTTAATAAACCCTTAGTTTCCACTTCCGCCAACTTCAGTGGAGATAAAAGTCCGTTGAAATTTTCTGATATTTCACCGGAGATTATTGATCTTGTGGATTATGCGGTGGAAGAAGACCGCGAAATAGTTTCCAAGTACTCAGGATCATCAGTGATAAAAATCTGGAGTGATAACAGAATCAAAGTACTTCGCGAATAA
- a CDS encoding GIY-YIG nuclease family protein, translating to MKPGFVYIMTNKNNTVLYTGVTSNLPKRVKEHKEKFHELSFTSKYNLNKLVYWESFQEIGDAIFREKQIKAGSRLKKLNLINSFNGEWEDLAEDIEEIMNPF from the coding sequence ATGAAGCCCGGTTTTGTTTATATCATGACCAATAAAAATAATACTGTCCTCTATACAGGTGTGACATCAAATCTGCCAAAAAGAGTTAAGGAGCATAAAGAGAAATTTCATGAACTGAGTTTTACTTCTAAATATAACTTAAATAAACTGGTTTATTGGGAATCTTTTCAGGAAATAGGAGATGCCATTTTTAGAGAAAAGCAAATTAAGGCGGGTTCCCGACTGAAAAAATTAAATTTGATAAACTCATTCAATGGGGAATGGGAAGATTTAGCAGAAGATATTGAGGAGATTATGAATCCTTTTTGA
- a CDS encoding DinB family protein has translation MTDFQKYIQRYLDYIPSVNWLEELRRSGEKTVAVYSELSDEQSHFAYDEGKWTLKELLLHLSDTERVFQYRILAFARGDQNELPGFDEESYAKNSFANTRSLQSLLEEYRLIRKSSQILLDTLDPTIVNNTGTANGNRISVETIGKLIVGHNIHHLNIIEERYLVKL, from the coding sequence ATGACTGATTTTCAAAAATATATTCAGAGATATTTAGATTATATTCCGTCGGTAAACTGGCTGGAAGAATTAAGACGTTCAGGTGAAAAAACGGTAGCTGTTTACTCAGAACTTTCGGACGAACAGTCGCATTTTGCTTATGATGAAGGAAAATGGACCCTGAAAGAGCTGCTTTTACATCTGTCAGATACCGAGAGGGTTTTTCAGTACCGCATTTTAGCATTTGCCAGAGGTGACCAAAATGAACTGCCTGGCTTTGATGAAGAATCATACGCCAAAAATTCTTTTGCCAATACCCGAAGTTTGCAGTCATTGCTGGAGGAATACCGGTTAATCAGAAAATCGTCTCAGATTCTGCTGGATACCCTTGATCCGACTATTGTCAATAATACCGGAACTGCCAATGGTAACCGGATTTCTGTCGAAACCATCGGAAAACTGATTGTCGGGCATAATATCCATCATTTGAATATTATTGAGGAGAGGTATTTGGTGAAGCTGTAA
- a CDS encoding GNAT family N-acetyltransferase — MKNIRKATLQDIPQLAELFDQYRIFYHKDSDISAAEQFLTDRIENKDSEIFIAENDGKLVGFVQLYPLFSSTRMKRYWLLNDLYVNEDHRGKGFSKKLIEEAKELARSTDACGILLETGRSNDIGNRLYPSCGFEMYDEVNFYEWTNG, encoded by the coding sequence ATGAAAAATATAAGAAAAGCAACCCTTCAGGATATCCCTCAATTGGCTGAATTGTTTGATCAATACCGGATATTTTATCATAAAGACTCGGATATTTCCGCTGCAGAACAGTTTTTAACGGACAGAATCGAAAATAAGGATTCCGAGATTTTTATCGCTGAAAATGATGGGAAATTAGTGGGTTTTGTTCAGTTATATCCGTTGTTTTCATCTACCAGAATGAAGCGTTACTGGCTGCTGAACGATCTGTATGTGAATGAAGATCACCGCGGAAAAGGCTTTTCCAAAAAACTGATTGAAGAGGCCAAAGAACTGGCGCGATCTACCGATGCTTGCGGTATTCTCCTCGAAACAGGAAGATCCAATGATATCGGAAACAGGTTATATCCATCCTGTGGATTTGAAATGTACGATGAAGTGAATTTCTACGAATGGACGAATGGGTGA